GAGGGATCTGATAAACGAGGTAAAGCATGTGGAAAAAAGCGCACCAGCTCTTGTGGAAATGCTCAAAGAAGGTGTGCCGACGTCGTTCGTGTATCCTCTCGTGAAGGGCGTCAGCAACGAAACGATATGTCACTTCCTGGCTTACCTTCGTGGCGAGGAGGAAGAGAGATTCAAGGCCCACTTGCTCAAGATCAGGGACACAAAGCTTGAAAAGATAGATGGGAACTACCTCATCGAAAAGGGAATCAAATCCGGTAAAATAATTGGAGAGGTGCTGGAAAAGATTCTCATGAAAAAGCTCGACGGTGATACAAGAAATGAAGAAGAGATACTGAGGGAAATTCTCGCATCACTGGAAACGGAGGGATAGAATGAGTTTGAATGAGAAGCTGGAAGATTTGAAGAAAAGAGAAAAAGAGATAGAACAGGGTGGCGGCCCAGAAAAAGTCGAAAAGCAGCATCAAGCGGGGAAGCTCACTGCATGGGAGAGACTGGATTTGCTTCTTGATCCCGGAACTTTTGTGGAGATCGACAAATTCGTTGAGCGCAGAAACACCTACTTCGGCCTGGACAGGGTAAAACTTCCAAGGGATGGCGTCATAACAGGTGTAGGGGAGATAAACGGAAGGAAAGTGGCCGTTTTCTCTCAGGACTTCACCGTGATGGGTGGGTCTCTCGGTGAAATGCACGCGAAGAAGATAGTAAAACTGCTCGACCTTGCATTGAAGATGGGTATTCCCGTTGTGGGGATAAACGATTCGGGCGGTGCTCGTATACAGGAGGGCGTGGATGCACTTGCCGGATACGGTGAGATATTCTTCAGAAACACCCTCGCCTCGGGAGTGATTCCGCAGATCACCGTGATAGCCGGACCGTGCGCCGGAGGTGCCGTCTATTCGCCCGCACTCACCGATTTCATCGTGATGGTGGATCAGACGGCAAGGATGTTCATAACGGGGCCGAACGTGATAAAGGCGGTAACTGGCGAGGAGATCTCCCAGGAAGACCTTGGAGGTGCCATGGTCCACAACCAAAAAAGTGGGAACGCCCACTTTCTGGCGAACGACGATGAGAAGGCCATGGAACTCGTGAGGAAGCTTTTCTCATACCTTCCGTCCAACAACGCGGAGGAGCCTCCCATTGAGAACCCGGATCCTGATCTCGAAATGCCTGATGATGTTTTAGATGTTCTACCCAACAATCCGAATAAGGGCTACGACGTGAGGGAGATCATCAAGAAGGTGGTTGATCATGGAGAATTCTTCGAGGTGCAGCCATACTTCGCGAGAAACATCGTGATCGGCTTTGGAAGGATACAGGGAAAAGTGGTGGGGATAGTGGCTAATCAGCCCTCAGTCTTCGCCGGTGTTCTGGACATAGACTCCTCAGATAAGGCAGCACGTTTCATAAGATTCCTTGATGCCTTCAACATCCCGATACTGACCTTTGTAGACACGCCCGGGTACCTTCCCGGTGTCGCCCAGGAACACAGCGGCATCATAAGACATGGAGCAAAACTTCTCTACGCTTACAGTGAGGCAACATCTCCAAAGATCACTGTGATCCTGAGAAAGGCCTACGGTGGAGCGTACATCGCCATGGGCAGCAAACACCTTGGAGCTGATATGGTACTCGCCTGGCCTTCCGCGGAGATCGCCGTCATGGGTCCTGAGGGGGCGGCGAACATCATCTTCAAGAAAGAAATCGCGTCTTCTTCGAATCCGGAGGAGACAAGGAAAAAACTCATCGAGGAGTACAAACAGCAATTTGCGAATCCCTACATAGCTGCCAGCAGGGGTTACGTGGACATGGTGATAGATCCGAGGGAGACGAGAAAGTACATAGCGAAGGCTCTCGAAGTGTGTGAAACGAAAGTCGAGTACAGACCGAAGAAAAAGCATGGGAACATTCCACTGTGAGGTGAATTCATGATTCGGATATTTGTCTTTGGTATCACAACCGTTTTTCTTGTCTTCCTGATACTGTTTTTCTTCTCCACGCTTTTGAGGTACTTCTCGAAACGTGAGCGGCCCGCCGTTGTAGAGGAAAAGCCTCGCGAGGTGGAAGAGGAGGTCGTTGCTTTGATATCAGCGGTCATTGCTCAGGTACTTGAAGGGGAGTACAGAATCGTGTCCATAAGGCGAAGAAGGACAGAAAAACGTGGTTTTGAGGTGTGGAGAAAACGTGGATGGAGGAGGAGAAAATGGTCAGAAAGTTCAGAGTGGTAGTGAACGGAAAAGAATACATAGTCGAAGTGGAGGAGATAGGAAATTCCAAGAAAGTTCAAGAAAAGCCAAAAACGAGTTCCCCGAATCCTAAGCCTTCCCCCGTGATGGAGGAAAAAAAAGAGATGCCAGAAACGAAAGTCGCTGAGAAAAAAGAAACCTCAGGTGGTGAAGGGAAACTCGTCAAGGCACCGATGGCAGGAATCGTCTTGAAAATCCTTGTGAAAGAGGGACAGGAAGTGAAAGTGGGCGACAAACTGCTCGTTTTCGAGGCCATGAAGATGGAGAACGAACTTCAATCGGAGTTTTCCGGGACAGTGAAGGAGATCCTCGTGAAGGAAGGAGAAAGCATAGAAACCGGTCAGGTGCTCATGAAAATAATGTGAAGGGGGGATACGAATGGAACTGAAAGTGGTGACATTCAAACTGAGGAATCAGGTGTTCGGCGTGGACATCATGAAGGTCGAGAGCATCGTTGAGGTGGAGAAAATCGTTTCTGTACCAGAGACGGCGGAGTTCATCGAAGGTGTGATGAACCTGAGAGGAAAGATTATACCGGTGGTGAACCTCAGGAAGAAGTTCAAGATGCCGGACATGGAGGACAAAAGCGGGGCGAAGATCATCGTCGCCATGGTCAAGGACACGCAGGTCGGCTTTCTGGTGGACGACGTGAGTGAAGTTCTGACTCTCACGGAAAAAGACGTCGAACAACCCCCTCAGAATCTTGCCGGAAGAGGAAAAGAATACATCCTCGGTCTTGCGAAGGTGGGAGATGATATCGTGATAATTTTGAACATAGAGGAGGTTCTCACCTCGGAAGAGCTGGTGGAGATCAGCAACATCAACGTGTGAGACTCGGAGGTGTGTGAATGAGGATAACGAATACCCTGACTGGAAAGAAGGAGGAATTTATCCCCCTGCAATCCGGGGTTGTGAAAATGTACGTGTGCGGTCCCACCGTCTACGATCTGGTGCACGTGGGAAACGCAAGACCCGCTGTTGTCTTCGATGTGTTCAGAAGGTACCTGGAGTACAGGGGTTACAAGGTGATCATGGTTCAAAACTTCACGGACATAGATGACAAGATTATAAACAAGGCCAACCAGCTGGGTGTCGATCCCAAAACGGTGGCAGACACCTTCATAGTCGAGTACTGGAGGGACGCGCACGCACTTGGAATAAGACCCGCAAACTACCACCCCAGGACCACCGATTTTGTCGATGACATCGTCGAGACCATCGAAAGACTCGTCGAGAAGGGATACGCCTATCAGACAAAAACGGGTGTCTACTTCGATGTGAGGAAGTTCGAAAGATACGGTGAACTCTCGAAGAAGAAGATCGAAGACCTCATCGCCGGCGCCAGGGTTGAGGTGGACGAGACGAAAAACTTCCCTCTCGATTTTTCGCTGTGGAAAAAAGCAAGGCCCGGTGAACCATGGTGGAATTCTCCATGGGGTGAAGGGAGGCCAGGCTGGCATATAGAGTGTACCGTCATGTCGGTGAAGATCCTGGGAGAGAGCTTCGATATCCACGCGGGTGGGGAGGACCTGATATTTCCACACCACGAAAACGAAAAAGCCCAGGCGGAAGCGTTGACTGGAAAGGTGTTCGCCAGGTACTGGATGCACAACGGGATGGTGAGACTCCTCGGTGACAAGATGAGCAAGTCAACGGGAAACATATTCACTGTTCGTGAAGCTGTGAAGAAGTACGGAAGGGACGGCTTGAGATACATGATCCTTTCAAAACACTATCGTTCTCCCATGGACTTCTCGGAAGAGCTTCTGAGCAAGTACTCAAAAGCAACTCGCCGCGTTTGGGAGATTCTCAGAAGATACGAAAGCAATGGTGTGGATGGTATTCCAAAGAGGAACGCCGTTTATGAAGAGTACGTGAGCAGGTTCGTTGAGGCACTGGACGACGATTTCAATACCCCCGTTGCTACCTCTCTTCTCTTTGAACTAGCGAGGAAGTTGAGCAAGGCCATGGAAGAAAACGACGCGGAGAGTGCACTTCTCTTCTATCACCTCATCAGAAGAGAGTTCGGCCCTGTTCTTGGATTGTTCGATCTGAATGAGGAAAGAAAAGAGGTTGCAAGTGAGCCTCTCCTCGGGGTGTTGATAGAGGTGAGGGAGTCTTTGAGAAAAGAGAAAAGGTACGATCTCTCCGATAAGATTAGAGATCGCCTCAGAGAGATCGGAGTCGTCCTGAAAGATACCCCTTCGGGAACAGAATACAGCGTTGAGTGAGGTGATCCTCTTTGTGGGAGCGCGTGAAGAAGGTGGATCCAGAGATCTACGAGGTGCTGGTGAACGAGCTCAAAAGGCAAGAGTACGGTATCGAACTGATCGCCTCGGAGAACTTCGCTTCCCTTGCCGTTATAGAGACCATGGGAAGCACGCTCACCAACAAGTACGCAGAAGGATACCCCAAAAAAAGGTACTACGGTGGGTGTGAATGGGTAGACAGAGCAGAGGAGCTCGCCATAGAGAGGGCAAAAAAGCTGTTCGGTGCGAAGTTCGCAAACGTTCAGCCACACTCCGGTTCACAGGCCAACATGGGGGTGTACCTGGCACTCGCCCAACCCGGTGACACGATCATGGGAATGTCCCTATCAC
The sequence above is a segment of the Thermotoga sp. genome. Coding sequences within it:
- a CDS encoding carboxyl transferase domain-containing protein is translated as MSLNEKLEDLKKREKEIEQGGGPEKVEKQHQAGKLTAWERLDLLLDPGTFVEIDKFVERRNTYFGLDRVKLPRDGVITGVGEINGRKVAVFSQDFTVMGGSLGEMHAKKIVKLLDLALKMGIPVVGINDSGGARIQEGVDALAGYGEIFFRNTLASGVIPQITVIAGPCAGGAVYSPALTDFIVMVDQTARMFITGPNVIKAVTGEEISQEDLGGAMVHNQKSGNAHFLANDDEKAMELVRKLFSYLPSNNAEEPPIENPDPDLEMPDDVLDVLPNNPNKGYDVREIIKKVVDHGEFFEVQPYFARNIVIGFGRIQGKVVGIVANQPSVFAGVLDIDSSDKAARFIRFLDAFNIPILTFVDTPGYLPGVAQEHSGIIRHGAKLLYAYSEATSPKITVILRKAYGGAYIAMGSKHLGADMVLAWPSAEIAVMGPEGAANIIFKKEIASSSNPEETRKKLIEEYKQQFANPYIAASRGYVDMVIDPRETRKYIAKALEVCETKVEYRPKKKHGNIPL
- a CDS encoding biotin/lipoyl-containing protein, with the translated sequence MVRKFRVVVNGKEYIVEVEEIGNSKKVQEKPKTSSPNPKPSPVMEEKKEMPETKVAEKKETSGGEGKLVKAPMAGIVLKILVKEGQEVKVGDKLLVFEAMKMENELQSEFSGTVKEILVKEGESIETGQVLMKIM
- a CDS encoding chemotaxis protein CheW translates to MELKVVTFKLRNQVFGVDIMKVESIVEVEKIVSVPETAEFIEGVMNLRGKIIPVVNLRKKFKMPDMEDKSGAKIIVAMVKDTQVGFLVDDVSEVLTLTEKDVEQPPQNLAGRGKEYILGLAKVGDDIVIILNIEEVLTSEELVEISNINV
- the cysS gene encoding cysteine--tRNA ligase, translated to MRITNTLTGKKEEFIPLQSGVVKMYVCGPTVYDLVHVGNARPAVVFDVFRRYLEYRGYKVIMVQNFTDIDDKIINKANQLGVDPKTVADTFIVEYWRDAHALGIRPANYHPRTTDFVDDIVETIERLVEKGYAYQTKTGVYFDVRKFERYGELSKKKIEDLIAGARVEVDETKNFPLDFSLWKKARPGEPWWNSPWGEGRPGWHIECTVMSVKILGESFDIHAGGEDLIFPHHENEKAQAEALTGKVFARYWMHNGMVRLLGDKMSKSTGNIFTVREAVKKYGRDGLRYMILSKHYRSPMDFSEELLSKYSKATRRVWEILRRYESNGVDGIPKRNAVYEEYVSRFVEALDDDFNTPVATSLLFELARKLSKAMEENDAESALLFYHLIRREFGPVLGLFDLNEERKEVASEPLLGVLIEVRESLRKEKRYDLSDKIRDRLREIGVVLKDTPSGTEYSVE